ACGATGACGTCCACGCCCGTCCTGAAGGCGTGCTCCTGCGGCCCCATGCCGACGCCGCCGTAGACGGCCGCGCCAGACATCGGCGTGTGCATGGCCATCTGGCTCAGGTGCTCGTCGATCTGGGCCGCCAGCTCGCGTGTCGGCGTGATGATCAGCGCGCGGGTGACCCCGCGGCGCTTGGGCGTGAGGCGGTGGAGGATGGGCAGGACGAACGCCGCCGTCTTGCCGCTGCCCGTCATGGCGCAGGCGAGCACGTCGCGGCCTTCCATCGCCGGAGGGATCGCGTCCTGCTGGATCGGGGTGGGGCGGGTGAAGCCCATCTCCTTGACGCCGCGGAGGAGATCGGGGTGAAGCCCGAAGGATGAGAATGGCATAGGCCGTCATCCTCTCACAGGCGGCTTCGCTCGAGCCGTATATCGCGCCCTGTCCACGTCGACCGGTTCGCGGTACCATAGCTGGCGAACGGGGACTTCATGCCCAGGACCCAGATCGAGCCGCAGTTCCCCACCGAGCGCCTGTCCATCCTGGACAGCGACGGCAAGCTCGACACCAAGCTCGAGCCCAAGCTCTCTCCCGACGACCTCAAGCGGCTCTACCGCGCCATGGTGCTGGGCCGGCGCCTCGACGAGCGGATGCTCAAGCTCCAGCGCCAGGGCAGGATCGGCACCTTCGCGCCGATCAAGGGGCAGGAAGCCTCGCAGATGGGCAGTGTCTTCACGCTCACGCCCACCGACTGGATGGTGCCGTCCTTCCGCGAGACCGCGTCCATGCTCTGGCGCGGCTGGCCCATCGAGAAGATCCTCTTGCTGTTTGCCGGCCGGCTCGAGGGCAGCCAGCCGGGCCCCGAGCAGCGCGACCTGCCCATCGCCATACCGGTGGCGACCCAGCTGCCTCACGCGGTGGGCATCGCGTACGGCATCCAGTACCGGGGCGAGGACGCGGTGGTCATGGCCTACTTCGGCGACGGCGCGACCTCCGAGGGCGACTTCCACGAGGCGTGCAACTTCGCCGGCGTCTGGCACGTGCCCGTCGTCTTCGTCTGCCAGAACAACCAGTGGGCCATCTCCGTGCCCATCAAGAAGCAGACCAACTCGCGCACGATCGCCCAGAAGGCGTCCGCGTACGGCTTCCCCGGCATCCAGGTGGACGGCAACGATGTGCTGGCCGTCTACGCGGCGAGCCGGGAGGCTGTCGACAAGGCGCGGGCGGGAGAGGGGCCGACGCTCATCGAGTGCGTCACCTATCGTCTCGGCGTGCATACGACGGCGGACGACCCGACCAAGTACCGCGCCGACGAAGAGGTCAAGGCC
The sequence above is drawn from the Candidatus Methylomirabilota bacterium genome and encodes:
- the pdhA gene encoding pyruvate dehydrogenase (acetyl-transferring) E1 component subunit alpha, encoding MPRTQIEPQFPTERLSILDSDGKLDTKLEPKLSPDDLKRLYRAMVLGRRLDERMLKLQRQGRIGTFAPIKGQEASQMGSVFTLTPTDWMVPSFRETASMLWRGWPIEKILLLFAGRLEGSQPGPEQRDLPIAIPVATQLPHAVGIAYGIQYRGEDAVVMAYFGDGATSEGDFHEACNFAGVWHVPVVFVCQNNQWAISVPIKKQTNSRTIAQKASAYGFPGIQVDGNDVLAVYAASREAVDKARAGEGPTLIECVTYRLGVHTTADDPTKYRADEEVKAWEQKDPLTRFRAYLEKKKLLDGSVEEQVDEEIARAVERFEAMPPADPLGMFDHAYAELPPDVAAQRAELAVRLEAAADATAPAGAEPVSPPMRGQRRTSRWQN